From a single Thermoplasmatales archaeon genomic region:
- a CDS encoding site-specific DNA-methyltransferase, whose product MVVGNMESSREKVRRLLRELFQFDAQDLDFGIYRILNFRRKEIERLIEKDLIAAVEAEFKEYAKAGMVELQREVERLKAEIIRDFGEGTIDAQGRVMKHEDAPRIKEYLRKVEELKSAEVSEAQMNEVFNHVYEFFSRYYDKGDFISKRRYGGKEKYYIPYNGEEVVLYWANKDQYYVKTAEYFRNYHFKAGGYRVNFLLREAEVEVNNVVGANKYFVLCDSDFIKVDEEKRVVDIYFEWRALTDEEERKFGKRNVQDALVVDAVDRIFSETSGSDVSNVLRVKENGEKTVLEKHLSNYVRRNTTDYFIHKNLKAFLERELEFYIKNEVVDLDELENLDERSLRIARAKVKAIREISRKIIEFLAQIEDFQKMLFEKKKFIIGTEYVITLDKIKEYAGEEFIESIVEEILKNTRQLEEWKELLGIEVKSKKDLVERQMFDGKEWKKLPLDTRHFGTDFKNRLLEALSERNDLDEILDGILIKSENWQALNLLLGKFKGKVQCIYIDPPFNTGTNEFLYKNNYLDSSWNSMMYDRLRSGEILLEKTGSIYVRIDYHGNHYVRMLMDNVFGKQNFKNEIIINRTKKVFEGANRFITANDSLFVYSKSEGAFFNIAKKERGEQKWIQAHSPGIRWSEVSEKYLSYYKSSQLKLEKGKYYSRGRVFRGKVCMPPNGRHWTFSQERLEEYDKEGRIRLNEKGILEYLTSPLETVDSNWTDIPGYVVPSKWGFPTENSEQLLQRVIETSSNKGDFVLDYFLGSGTTTAVAHKLGRKWIGVEMGDFFDNIPLKRMKAVLAGERSSISKEVNWKGGGFFKYHYVEQYEDTLSNIVFREKDKTLQETLESFQDYFLRYMLDYETKDSPTRLNVEQFQTPFDYKILVTTAGEKRLATVDLVETFNYLLGITVEKFRTFKNQEQEYHCVFGKLNQENIAIIWRNTKNIDLKKDKEFIENTILAGTKPDRIFINGDGLVEKAEPIEPEFKRLMGA is encoded by the coding sequence ATGGTGGTTGGTAATATGGAGAGTAGTCGTGAGAAAGTTAGGCGTTTGTTGAGGGAGCTTTTTCAGTTTGATGCGCAGGATTTGGATTTTGGGATTTACCGTATTTTGAATTTTAGGCGGAAGGAGATTGAGCGTTTAATTGAGAAGGATTTGATTGCGGCTGTTGAGGCGGAGTTTAAGGAGTACGCTAAAGCAGGTATGGTGGAGTTGCAGAGGGAGGTTGAGAGGCTTAAGGCTGAGATTATTCGAGATTTTGGCGAGGGAACCATTGATGCACAAGGTCGGGTTATGAAGCATGAGGATGCGCCGAGGATTAAGGAGTATCTGCGGAAAGTTGAGGAGTTGAAGAGTGCTGAGGTTTCTGAGGCTCAGATGAATGAAGTTTTCAATCATGTTTACGAGTTTTTCTCGAGGTATTATGACAAGGGCGATTTTATTTCTAAGCGGAGGTATGGTGGCAAAGAGAAGTATTATATTCCCTATAATGGTGAGGAAGTTGTTCTTTATTGGGCAAATAAGGATCAGTATTATGTGAAGACCGCTGAGTATTTCAGAAATTATCATTTTAAGGCTGGCGGTTACCGGGTTAACTTTTTGCTCAGAGAGGCTGAAGTGGAAGTGAACAATGTTGTTGGAGCGAACAAATATTTTGTCTTATGCGATTCAGATTTTATTAAGGTTGATGAGGAGAAAAGGGTTGTTGACATTTACTTTGAGTGGAGAGCGCTTACGGATGAAGAAGAGAGGAAGTTTGGAAAGCGGAATGTTCAAGATGCGCTTGTCGTAGATGCGGTTGACAGAATTTTCTCTGAAACTAGCGGCAGTGATGTGAGTAACGTGCTTCGGGTTAAGGAGAATGGCGAGAAAACGGTTCTTGAGAAGCATTTGAGCAATTATGTGCGGAGGAATACGACTGATTATTTCATTCATAAGAATTTGAAGGCTTTTCTTGAGCGAGAGTTGGAGTTTTACATAAAGAATGAGGTTGTGGACCTTGACGAGTTGGAGAATTTGGATGAGAGGAGTTTGCGTATTGCTAGGGCTAAGGTTAAGGCGATTCGTGAGATAAGCCGGAAGATTATCGAGTTTTTGGCTCAGATTGAAGACTTTCAGAAGATGCTTTTCGAGAAAAAGAAGTTCATCATTGGCACGGAGTACGTCATAACTTTGGATAAGATTAAGGAGTATGCTGGCGAAGAGTTTATTGAAAGCATTGTGGAAGAGATTTTGAAAAACACGAGGCAACTCGAAGAATGGAAAGAGCTTTTGGGCATAGAAGTTAAGAGTAAAAAAGATTTGGTTGAAAGGCAGATGTTTGATGGAAAAGAGTGGAAGAAGCTTCCTCTAGATACAAGACATTTTGGAACAGACTTCAAAAACCGGTTACTTGAGGCTCTAAGTGAAAGAAATGATTTAGATGAAATTCTTGACGGGATTCTAATAAAGAGTGAAAATTGGCAAGCCTTAAACTTACTTCTTGGCAAGTTTAAAGGAAAAGTTCAATGTATATATATTGATCCGCCGTTCAACACGGGAACAAACGAGTTTCTCTACAAAAACAACTACCTTGACTCATCTTGGAACTCTATGATGTATGACCGTTTGCGATCAGGAGAAATACTATTAGAGAAAACTGGAAGCATCTATGTACGAATAGACTATCATGGGAACCATTATGTTAGAATGCTCATGGACAATGTCTTTGGGAAACAAAACTTCAAAAATGAAATTATAATCAACAGAACCAAAAAAGTTTTTGAAGGCGCCAACAGGTTTATCACAGCCAATGATTCTCTTTTTGTGTATTCAAAATCTGAAGGCGCTTTCTTCAATATTGCTAAAAAAGAAAGAGGAGAGCAAAAGTGGATACAGGCGCATTCGCCTGGAATTAGATGGTCGGAAGTGAGCGAAAAATATCTTAGTTATTACAAATCAAGTCAGCTGAAACTTGAAAAGGGGAAATACTACTCTCGAGGGAGGGTTTTCAGAGGAAAAGTTTGTATGCCCCCTAATGGTCGTCATTGGACTTTTTCGCAGGAAAGGCTTGAAGAATATGACAAAGAGGGCAGAATAAGACTGAATGAAAAAGGTATATTAGAATATCTTACTTCGCCTTTAGAAACCGTTGATTCAAATTGGACTGACATCCCGGGATATGTTGTTCCTTCAAAATGGGGCTTTCCAACCGAAAATTCAGAGCAGCTTCTTCAACGAGTTATCGAGACTTCTTCGAACAAAGGTGACTTTGTTCTAGATTATTTCTTAGGTAGTGGCACAACAACTGCAGTAGCGCATAAGCTTGGTAGGAAGTGGATTGGCGTTGAGATGGGTGACTTTTTTGATAATATTCCTCTTAAAAGAATGAAGGCTGTTTTAGCTGGTGAGCGGTCAAGCATTAGCAAAGAAGTTAATTGGAAAGGTGGAGGCTTTTTCAAATATCATTATGTTGAGCAGTATGAAGATACGTTAAGCAACATTGTTTTCAGAGAAAAAGACAAGACCCTCCAAGAAACGCTGGAAAGCTTTCAAGACTACTTCCTACGATACATGTTGGATTATGAAACCAAAGACAGCCCAACAAGGCTTAACGTAGAACAATTCCAAACACCTTTCGACTACAAAATATTGGTAACCACTGCCGGCGAAAAAAGACTCGCCACAGTAGACCTCGTTGAAACTTTTAACTACCTTCTCGGCATAACCGTAGAAAAATTCCGTACATTCAAGAACCAAGAACAAGAATACCATTGTGTTTTTGGAAAACTCAACCAAGAAAACATCGCCATTATATGGCGCAACACAAAAAACATAGACCTCAAAAAAGACAAAGAATTCATAGAAAACACAATACTAGCCGGAACAAAACCTGACCGCATTTTCATCAACGGCGACGGCCTAGTTGAAAAAGCCGAACCAATCGAACCTGAATTCAAAAGACTAATGGGGGCGTAG
- a CDS encoding DEAD/DEAH box helicase family protein, with protein MRKQIKVKQPGKFRLEDHLLLAKFIANKLGISKLSDIKDFKDVPEEFDAEGRSHMFHAILIRPGTTIPEDKLEQYDDNIRKHFENWKKRRKPNLTLKYFQYLALLFTEIFLDNYFNNPTQLLEQINNWIIEKAEEPGSGITIDYVFGNINKIAYWMATGSGKTMIMNINYWQFMHYNKGPHKINYENIILITPSDEMSNQHLEELKTSGIPAILFQGDTAGYFTTEDKNTIKVLSIHKLKLPEDKKGEGITIDVSSLGTKNLVFVDEGHKGQKTEDMKWKQTRDWLVKDGGFTFEYSATFGQAISSPAEAAFREYSQAILYDYSYKYFYGDGYGKDFRILNVSTKKFADTDVIIIQLANLMSFYEQLLLYEKLQKAITEYNIEKPLWIFVGSKVNEATSDVLQVVKFLNWFLTENENIVKSLMKKILDGNTGILDPEKRDVFAPRYPEKNFPYLRSEKMAPEEIYDDILNKIFHTSSKATIKKLRLINLKKTEGEIGLKAGTSEKYFGVINIGNRAEFIKLVEEKAKEIPVENDVTTQSLFDQINEPNTTLNMLIGAKKFLEGWNSWRVSSMCLLNIGKREGAQIIQLFGRGVRLKGKGYCLKRSRFIEGPHPKYLEPLETLNIYGIKADYMETFREVIEREDVQAYQEIPLKPEPIEPFPSYLKILKPKEEKPFTQEIFILQPEEGIEARIDLLPRGIVIDGREEQTMITTTLMQPKTIDKKLLDLVDWNEILFSILQYKNEKGWYNFIVTKENLKQIIHQQKYQLFCPDTYLSSHGNNFSETYERITNLVTLILKKYFERFYAQKRNEHEKDKYKVDFLRYTDENILKEYRLRIAEDDQKLIEEIKKLIETKEIFTTKGNITLSNAYFQNHLYQPLLIRPNTNKIITIPAGLNEGEAKFVEDLSNYLKSNPNNLKDCEIYLLRNLTRGKGIGFFQTSTFYPDFILWIIKKKQQKIIFIDPKGLTFIRNLEHPKLNLHKHLKTNIQPNLNDPQVTLDAFIISYTPYNKVEQMFRHYHVGRTELETNKHILFQYEREGVPNPTYIEKMFALSQN; from the coding sequence ATGCGAAAGCAAATCAAAGTCAAACAACCAGGTAAATTCCGGCTCGAAGACCACCTCCTCCTAGCAAAATTCATAGCAAACAAACTTGGCATAAGCAAGCTCTCAGATATCAAAGACTTCAAAGACGTGCCAGAAGAATTCGATGCCGAAGGCAGAAGCCACATGTTCCACGCCATACTAATTCGCCCGGGCACCACCATACCCGAAGATAAACTCGAACAATACGACGACAACATCAGAAAACACTTCGAAAACTGGAAAAAACGCAGAAAACCAAACCTCACCCTCAAATACTTCCAATACCTCGCTCTGCTCTTCACAGAAATATTCCTCGACAATTACTTCAACAACCCAACACAACTCCTCGAACAAATAAACAACTGGATAATAGAAAAAGCCGAAGAGCCAGGCTCAGGCATAACCATAGACTACGTTTTCGGCAACATAAACAAAATCGCCTATTGGATGGCAACAGGCTCCGGAAAAACCATGATCATGAACATAAACTACTGGCAATTCATGCACTACAACAAAGGACCACACAAAATAAACTACGAAAACATCATACTCATAACACCATCAGACGAGATGTCCAACCAGCACCTCGAAGAACTAAAAACAAGCGGCATACCCGCCATACTCTTCCAAGGAGATACAGCCGGCTACTTCACCACCGAAGACAAAAACACAATCAAAGTCCTAAGCATACACAAACTCAAACTCCCAGAAGACAAAAAAGGAGAAGGCATAACCATAGACGTCTCAAGTCTCGGAACCAAAAACCTCGTATTCGTAGACGAAGGGCACAAAGGACAGAAAACAGAAGACATGAAATGGAAACAAACCCGAGACTGGCTCGTCAAAGACGGTGGCTTCACATTCGAATACAGCGCAACCTTCGGGCAAGCCATATCCAGCCCAGCCGAAGCTGCATTCAGAGAATACTCCCAAGCCATACTCTACGACTACTCATACAAATACTTCTACGGCGACGGCTACGGCAAAGACTTCCGCATACTAAACGTAAGTACCAAAAAATTTGCAGACACAGACGTGATAATAATCCAACTCGCTAATTTAATGTCATTCTATGAGCAACTCCTACTATACGAAAAACTTCAAAAAGCCATCACAGAATACAATATAGAAAAACCATTATGGATATTCGTCGGGAGCAAAGTCAACGAAGCCACATCAGATGTATTACAAGTGGTAAAATTCCTAAACTGGTTCCTCACAGAAAACGAGAACATAGTTAAATCTCTAATGAAGAAAATACTCGACGGAAACACGGGCATACTAGATCCAGAAAAAAGAGACGTCTTCGCACCAAGATACCCTGAAAAAAACTTCCCATACCTGAGAAGCGAAAAAATGGCTCCAGAAGAAATCTACGACGACATCCTAAACAAAATCTTCCACACATCAAGCAAAGCAACAATAAAGAAACTACGCCTCATAAACCTCAAAAAAACAGAAGGCGAAATAGGACTAAAAGCAGGAACATCCGAAAAATACTTCGGCGTCATAAACATTGGAAATAGAGCCGAATTCATCAAACTAGTCGAAGAAAAAGCAAAAGAAATACCCGTAGAAAATGATGTAACCACACAATCTCTATTTGACCAAATAAACGAACCAAACACAACACTCAACATGCTAATCGGCGCCAAAAAATTCCTAGAAGGCTGGAACTCATGGCGCGTCTCCAGCATGTGCCTACTCAACATCGGCAAACGCGAAGGCGCACAAATCATCCAACTATTCGGAAGAGGCGTACGCCTAAAAGGAAAAGGCTACTGCCTAAAACGAAGCCGCTTCATTGAAGGACCACACCCAAAATACTTAGAGCCCCTCGAAACACTAAACATATACGGCATAAAAGCTGACTACATGGAAACCTTCCGTGAAGTCATAGAAAGAGAAGACGTGCAAGCCTACCAAGAAATACCACTTAAACCAGAACCAATCGAACCTTTCCCAAGCTACCTAAAAATTCTAAAACCAAAAGAAGAAAAACCATTCACCCAAGAAATATTCATTCTCCAACCAGAAGAGGGCATCGAAGCCAGAATAGACCTACTACCCCGCGGGATAGTAATCGACGGCAGAGAAGAACAAACAATGATCACAACAACCCTTATGCAACCCAAAACCATAGACAAAAAACTACTCGACCTCGTAGACTGGAATGAAATCCTCTTCTCCATACTACAATACAAAAACGAAAAAGGCTGGTACAACTTCATAGTCACCAAAGAAAACCTAAAACAAATCATACACCAACAAAAATACCAACTCTTCTGTCCAGACACCTACCTAAGCAGCCACGGCAATAACTTCTCAGAAACCTACGAACGCATAACAAACCTCGTCACCCTAATCCTCAAAAAATACTTTGAAAGATTCTATGCTCAGAAAAGAAACGAACACGAAAAAGACAAGTACAAGGTAGACTTTCTACGATATACAGATGAAAACATACTGAAAGAATACAGGCTAAGAATAGCCGAAGACGACCAAAAACTAATCGAAGAAATCAAAAAACTCATAGAAACAAAAGAAATATTCACAACAAAAGGAAACATCACCCTCTCCAACGCATACTTCCAAAACCACCTCTACCAACCCCTACTAATAAGACCAAACACAAACAAAATAATAACAATCCCAGCTGGACTAAACGAAGGCGAAGCAAAATTCGTCGAAGACCTCAGCAACTACCTCAAAAGCAATCCAAACAACCTAAAAGACTGCGAAATCTACCTCCTAAGAAACCTAACCCGGGGCAAAGGAATAGGTTTCTTCCAAACTAGCACCTTCTACCCAGATTTCATACTATGGATAATCAAAAAGAAGCAACAAAAAATAATCTTCATAGACCCAAAAGGACTCACATTCATACGTAACCTAGAACACCCAAAACTAAACCTACACAAACATCTTAAAACCAATATCCAACCAAATCTCAATGACCCACAAGTAACACTCGACGCTTTCATTATCTCATACACACCCTACAACAAAGTAGAACAAATGTTTCGACACTACCACGTGGGAAGAACAGAACTAGAAACAAACAAACACATACTCTTCCAATATGAAAGAGAAGGAGTACCCAACCCCACATACATAGAAAAAATGTTTGCTTTGTCCCAAAATTGA
- a CDS encoding tyrosine-type recombinase/integrase, translating into MEVLTNLKNEELIRRFEEDCKIRGLTEGSIKSYKSCLRIFSSFLKINGIDLISINRDILRSYVGFLREKRLNYKTIENHFSAISALCEYMVYEGIIAKNVALEVRKRYLHTYKSDNNDAHRKLISVEEMVKFINSIADIRDKAMVALLAKTGIRRKELVAIDLDDINWQEMSIILKPTAKRSNRIVFFDDETAVLLKKWISKREAIAKQNCKALFISYQTGERLDRSGLYNSFIYWAERACLHNPNSDRIEDHFTPHCCRHWFTTWLRRNGMPREYIQELRGDARSDAIDIYYHIDREELRKSYLACIPKLGIA; encoded by the coding sequence ATGGAAGTATTAACAAATTTAAAGAATGAGGAATTGATAAGAAGATTTGAGGAAGACTGCAAAATAAGAGGACTTACAGAGGGATCCATTAAAAGCTACAAATCTTGTTTAAGAATATTTTCATCCTTTTTAAAAATAAATGGAATTGACTTAATAAGCATTAACAGAGATATTTTAAGGAGTTATGTTGGATTTTTAAGGGAAAAAAGACTAAATTACAAAACCATAGAAAATCACTTCTCAGCCATATCAGCATTATGTGAATACATGGTCTATGAAGGAATTATAGCCAAGAATGTTGCCCTTGAAGTGAGGAAGAGATACCTCCATACTTATAAAAGCGATAACAATGATGCCCATAGAAAGCTTATAAGTGTTGAAGAGATGGTAAAGTTCATCAATTCAATAGCTGATATAAGAGATAAGGCAATGGTAGCACTTCTTGCAAAAACAGGAATAAGAAGGAAGGAGCTTGTTGCAATTGATTTAGATGATATAAACTGGCAGGAAATGAGCATAATTTTGAAGCCAACTGCAAAGAGGAGCAATAGAATAGTATTTTTTGATGATGAGACAGCAGTGCTTTTAAAGAAATGGATAAGCAAAAGAGAAGCAATAGCAAAGCAAAACTGCAAGGCACTTTTTATTTCATACCAAACAGGAGAGAGGCTTGATAGAAGCGGTCTCTATAACTCTTTCATTTACTGGGCGGAAAGAGCTTGTTTGCACAATCCAAATTCAGATAGAATTGAGGATCATTTTACCCCTCATTGCTGCAGGCACTGGTTTACAACATGGCTCAGGAGAAATGGAATGCCCAGAGAGTATATACAAGAGCTAAGAGGAGATGCAAGAAGTGATGCAATAGACATTTATTACCACATAGATAGAGAAGAATTGAGGAAATCTTATCTCGCCTGCATTCCAAAGCTTGGAATAGCGTAA
- a CDS encoding RNA-guided pseudouridylation complex pseudouridine synthase subunit Cbf5 codes for MVPKIKRKRFVKSEEEASPFFGKEPSKRSIEEAIENGVVIIDKPCGPTSHQVAAWVKEILHLNKAGHGGTLDPNVSGVLPIALENATKAIGLMHEISKEYVCVMQLHSNVDEKKLREVIKSFVGKIWQTPPKEAAVKRVRRQRTIYYINIIEMDGKDVLFKVGCEGGTYIRVLCEDIGKKLGVGAHMEELRRTKTGIFEEEDAIFLQELLDAYIFWKEEGKEFIKKIIYPVETLVEHLPDIIIKDSAVDAICHGANLMIPGVAMVETGIKRGSKIAIKTLKGEVVAIAEALMSTREIIEKDRGIVADTKRVIMKPGTYPKMWKS; via the coding sequence ATGGTACCCAAAATAAAAAGAAAAAGGTTTGTAAAAAGTGAGGAGGAGGCAAGCCCATTTTTTGGGAAAGAGCCGAGCAAGAGAAGTATTGAAGAAGCAATTGAGAATGGAGTTGTTATTATAGATAAGCCCTGCGGGCCAACATCCCACCAGGTGGCTGCATGGGTAAAAGAAATTCTTCATTTAAATAAAGCGGGGCATGGAGGAACTCTTGACCCAAATGTAAGCGGTGTTTTACCAATTGCCTTGGAGAACGCAACAAAAGCAATAGGGCTTATGCATGAAATATCAAAGGAATATGTGTGTGTGATGCAACTTCATTCAAATGTTGATGAAAAAAAATTAAGAGAAGTTATAAAAAGTTTTGTCGGTAAAATATGGCAGACTCCACCAAAGGAAGCTGCTGTGAAAAGAGTTAGAAGGCAGAGAACTATATATTATATAAACATAATTGAAATGGATGGAAAGGATGTTCTTTTTAAAGTTGGATGCGAGGGAGGAACATATATAAGGGTTTTGTGTGAGGATATAGGAAAAAAGTTGGGAGTAGGGGCACATATGGAAGAACTCAGAAGAACAAAAACAGGAATTTTTGAGGAGGAGGATGCAATATTTTTGCAGGAGCTACTTGATGCCTATATTTTCTGGAAAGAGGAGGGAAAAGAATTTATCAAAAAAATTATTTATCCAGTTGAAACACTTGTAGAGCATCTCCCAGATATAATAATAAAAGATTCGGCAGTTGATGCAATATGCCATGGAGCAAATCTCATGATTCCAGGAGTTGCAATGGTTGAAACAGGAATAAAAAGGGGAAGCAAGATTGCAATAAAAACTTTAAAGGGAGAAGTTGTTGCAATTGCAGAGGCACTGATGAGCACAAGGGAAATAATTGAAAAAGATCGTGGCATAGTAGCGGATACAAAAAGAGTTATAATGAAACCCGGAACATATCCAAAAATGTGGAAAAGCTGA
- a CDS encoding FAD-dependent thymidylate synthase — protein MDVRLIAYTPEPDIIAGISAIFTHSKKKFEELQKEEKVKKILRAVIEMGHTSVVEHAYFTFEISGVSRALTHQLVRHRIASYSQQSQRYVVQEMSYVVPPSLRKKYGKKYNEMIKKIWELYDEMRKDVPIEDARYILPNAACTSIIVSMNARSLLNFFELRCCLHAQWEIRMLAWKMLKLVKQVAPTIFENAGPPCKTKKICPMKKRSCRWYPK, from the coding sequence ATGGATGTTAGATTAATAGCTTATACACCTGAGCCAGATATTATTGCTGGAATTTCTGCTATTTTTACCCATTCAAAAAAAAAATTTGAAGAACTGCAAAAAGAGGAAAAGGTTAAAAAAATTTTAAGGGCGGTAATTGAAATGGGGCATACAAGCGTTGTTGAACATGCATATTTTACTTTTGAAATATCGGGTGTTTCAAGAGCATTGACCCATCAACTTGTAAGACATAGAATAGCATCCTACTCGCAGCAAAGTCAGAGATATGTTGTTCAGGAAATGAGTTATGTTGTCCCTCCTTCATTAAGAAAAAAATATGGAAAAAAATATAATGAAATGATTAAAAAAATATGGGAACTTTATGATGAAATGAGGAAGGATGTGCCAATTGAAGATGCCCGCTATATTTTACCAAACGCAGCCTGCACTTCAATAATTGTTTCAATGAATGCCCGCTCTCTTTTGAATTTTTTTGAATTGAGATGCTGTCTTCATGCCCAATGGGAAATAAGAATGCTCGCATGGAAAATGCTTAAATTAGTTAAACAGGTTGCCCCAACAATATTTGAAAATGCTGGCCCACCCTGCAAAACGAAGAAAATTTGTCCGATGAAGAAGAGGAGTTGCAGATGGTACCCAAAATAA
- a CDS encoding transcriptional regulator, whose translation MKEELLQSTQMLLTRSGFYCSRICKIRPSSFDFVARRDNLLLIIKVLNNIDSINEENAKELISISRFLGALPIIVGEKTCSTFLEDDIVYFRYGVPILTLKTLENYIRGRPPVVCAAPGGFYVNIDGEAFSRLKKEKELSIGQLARIAGVSRKTIQMYERGERASVEVAERMARYIGYDFIKPITLFEEIEREEIEMKEIRDEMLKIMEDIGAFIFPTYRSPFNAVSKLLDEIFIVGINDRKIFERAGIISNISRVIERKSFILAEKSKVKFIEGIPVIEKDELKRVRDPEELIDLLETE comes from the coding sequence ATGAAGGAAGAACTGCTTCAATCAACACAAATGCTTCTTACAAGATCGGGGTTTTACTGCAGCAGGATATGTAAGATAAGACCGAGTAGCTTTGATTTTGTTGCGAGAAGGGATAACCTGCTCTTAATCATAAAAGTATTGAACAACATAGACTCAATAAACGAAGAAAACGCGAAGGAACTTATTTCAATATCAAGATTTTTAGGTGCTCTGCCCATAATAGTAGGAGAAAAAACATGCTCCACTTTTCTTGAAGATGATATTGTATATTTCAGATATGGAGTGCCCATTCTTACCCTCAAAACTCTCGAGAACTACATCAGGGGGCGCCCGCCTGTTGTATGCGCTGCGCCTGGGGGATTTTATGTGAATATAGATGGAGAAGCTTTTAGCAGGCTAAAGAAGGAAAAGGAGCTTTCTATCGGGCAGCTGGCAAGAATAGCTGGTGTTTCAAGAAAAACAATTCAGATGTATGAGAGAGGGGAGCGTGCAAGTGTTGAAGTTGCTGAGAGAATGGCTCGCTATATTGGATATGATTTCATCAAGCCGATAACTTTATTTGAGGAAATAGAAAGAGAGGAGATAGAGATGAAGGAAATAAGGGATGAAATGCTTAAAATCATGGAAGATATTGGAGCTTTCATCTTTCCTACTTACAGAAGCCCATTTAACGCAGTTTCAAAGCTTTTAGATGAAATTTTTATAGTTGGGATAAACGACAGAAAGATTTTTGAAAGAGCAGGGATAATCTCAAATATATCAAGAGTTATTGAAAGAAAATCATTTATTCTTGCAGAAAAATCAAAAGTAAAATTTATAGAAGGGATTCCAGTGATTGAGAAAGATGAATTAAAGAGGGTTAGAGATCCGGAAGAATTAATTGATTTGCTGGAGACGGAATAA
- a CDS encoding DUF1743 domain-containing protein, with the protein MWIGIDDTDALNKGCTTFVATEIIKDIVSLGYDLIGYPRIVRLNPNILWKTRGNATIAIQVGIGGGRKNCIGEIGEKIYIYEKKKKEADEEDIIEVVDRIIREKSSEEANPAWVVSKRKFSRKLYSKAVKEIVSVKEVKKILQENGAKYRCYRGEIGLVGASSAISWKPYDRTYELLTYTSGKKYIEKESVIKMDRLFPSTFNNYDYENDYIAIFPKANSPVFYGIRGENAEDLKEAMKILVSSPIERWLIFETNQATDEHLQRKKIEEIKPYESVIVKGKVKKEPFHIEGGHLIFSIINGREIDCAAYEPTKNFRKLIEKLKQGDEVIVYGGVREKPFTINIEKIEIKKVVEIYKKIENPFCENCNKHMKSIGKNKGYRCPKCGKKAGEKDARYIKIERPKPGIYEVPVMARRHLSKPLKRF; encoded by the coding sequence GTGTGGATTGGAATAGATGATACAGATGCTCTAAACAAAGGATGCACAACTTTTGTTGCAACTGAAATTATAAAAGATATTGTTTCCTTGGGATATGACTTAATTGGTTATCCCCGCATTGTTAGGTTGAACCCAAATATTTTATGGAAGACAAGAGGAAATGCTACGATTGCCATTCAGGTTGGAATTGGAGGAGGTAGAAAAAATTGCATTGGGGAAATTGGTGAAAAAATATATATTTATGAAAAGAAAAAGAAGGAAGCAGATGAAGAGGATATAATAGAGGTTGTTGATAGAATTATAAGAGAAAAATCAAGCGAGGAAGCAAATCCTGCATGGGTAGTGAGCAAGAGAAAGTTCAGCAGAAAATTATACAGCAAAGCGGTAAAAGAAATTGTTTCAGTGAAAGAAGTTAAAAAAATTTTACAGGAAAATGGAGCAAAATATAGATGTTATAGAGGAGAAATAGGATTGGTTGGGGCTTCTTCAGCAATTTCATGGAAACCATATGATAGGACATATGAACTCCTTACTTATACAAGTGGTAAAAAATATATTGAAAAAGAAAGCGTAATAAAAATGGACAGGTTATTTCCTTCCACATTTAACAATTATGATTATGAAAATGATTATATAGCAATTTTTCCGAAAGCAAATTCTCCTGTATTTTATGGGATAAGAGGGGAAAATGCGGAAGATTTAAAGGAAGCAATGAAAATTTTGGTTTCCTCTCCTATCGAGAGATGGCTTATTTTTGAAACAAATCAAGCAACTGATGAGCATTTGCAGAGAAAGAAAATAGAAGAAATAAAACCATATGAATCTGTGATTGTAAAAGGAAAGGTTAAAAAAGAGCCATTTCACATAGAAGGAGGGCATTTAATATTTTCAATAATTAATGGAAGGGAAATAGATTGCGCAGCATATGAGCCCACAAAAAATTTCAGGAAATTAATAGAAAAATTAAAGCAAGGAGATGAAGTGATTGTTTATGGGGGGGTTAGAGAGAAGCCGTTTACAATAAATATAGAAAAAATAGAAATAAAAAAAGTTGTTGAGATATATAAAAAAATAGAAAATCCTTTTTGCGAAAATTGCAATAAGCATATGAAATCAATTGGAAAAAATAAGGGATACCGCTGCCCCAAGTGCGGGAAAAAAGCCGGCGAAAAAGATGCAAGGTATATAAAAATAGAAAGACCAAAACCAGGAATATATGAGGTTCCAGTAATGGCAAGGCGCCACCTCTCAAAACCCCTAAAAAGATTTTAA